One genomic window of Paracoccus alcaliphilus includes the following:
- a CDS encoding heme-dependent oxidative N-demethylase family protein, with protein MTIQFNDETFRDDYSFYNTAQALRRFPFPFDKDDYMYSVNMEPHMGGREGTPFQNRFDVDEHYVSEMRDREITLREDPLRCQSLPHMDLAGWDLLELIMEAKSEDYPELFSLNRDDDRWHWINRPLGIDHKFVFLDPTTLPYGPMEYITRQAQGDFALLDQREGNLWMEAGMVTSQADWSLDFDIGMNFFEWHAPVPLAEKMGVFQRALKFLLAIQQDAPSRRLNWTMTVNPRLDTSPENYHKWGPEKRTVTPENIGEKQYLRVELQTFFRLPRSNALVFPIRCYLIALQDLVKVPKWGRRLHRVIRDLPDELAEYKGFAVNRPLIIEYLSRFDDGQPTSPGIFPDEPT; from the coding sequence ATGACCATCCAGTTCAACGATGAAACGTTCCGCGACGATTACAGCTTCTATAACACGGCTCAGGCGCTGCGGCGGTTTCCGTTCCCGTTCGACAAGGACGATTACATGTATTCCGTCAACATGGAGCCGCATATGGGCGGGCGCGAAGGCACCCCGTTCCAGAACCGCTTTGACGTTGACGAACATTACGTCTCGGAGATGCGCGACCGGGAAATCACCCTGCGCGAAGACCCGCTGCGCTGCCAGTCCCTGCCGCATATGGATCTGGCCGGGTGGGATCTGCTGGAACTGATTATGGAAGCAAAATCAGAAGATTATCCAGAACTATTCAGCCTGAATCGAGATGACGATCGCTGGCACTGGATCAACCGCCCCCTGGGCATCGACCATAAATTCGTGTTTCTGGACCCGACGACGCTGCCCTATGGGCCGATGGAATATATCACCCGTCAGGCGCAGGGGGATTTCGCGCTGCTGGATCAGCGCGAGGGCAATCTGTGGATGGAGGCCGGAATGGTGACCAGTCAAGCCGACTGGTCGCTGGATTTCGACATCGGCATGAACTTCTTTGAATGGCACGCGCCGGTGCCGCTGGCCGAGAAGATGGGGGTTTTCCAACGGGCGCTGAAATTCCTGCTGGCGATCCAGCAGGACGCGCCGTCGCGGCGGCTGAACTGGACGATGACGGTCAATCCGCGTCTGGATACCAGCCCCGAGAACTATCACAAATGGGGCCCGGAAAAGCGGACGGTGACGCCGGAAAATATCGGTGAAAAGCAATATCTTCGGGTCGAATTGCAGACTTTCTTCCGGCTGCCGCGCTCGAATGCGCTGGTCTTTCCGATCCGCTGTTACCTGATCGCGTTGCAGGATCTGGTCAAGGTGCCGAAATGGGGCCGCCGCCTGCATCGGGTGATCCGCGACTTGCCCGACGAGCTTGCCGAATACAAGGGTTTCGCCGTCAACCGGCCCCTTATCATCGAGTATCTGTCCCGGTTCGATGACGGACAGCCGACATCGCCCGGAATTTTCCCCGACGAACCGACCTAA
- a CDS encoding PDR/VanB family oxidoreductase yields MSTQMLRVTKIESLSPLVKRFRFEHPQGRKLPLFSGGAHIVVEMPDGDVLRRNAYSLISDPEDGSGYEIAVRREDGGRGGSRFMHGQVGLGDMMRISTPLNLFALDMRARKHVLLAGGIGITPIIAQMQQLLRMQGRFEIHYAARSRAEAAGLRLLPDLPHIHAHISDEDNRMDLGAILDRQPIGTHVYTCGPQGLITAVTQCAERLHWPRSSLHSEVFLAPPPGRTFEVTLAKSGQRVTVGPHQSLLEALEEAGVDIDWSCRGGACGRCETEVVSCHGRIEHNDHWLTEDEHSSQTRIMPCVSRFRGEELIINR; encoded by the coding sequence ATGAGCACCCAGATGCTGCGTGTAACCAAGATCGAATCCCTGTCGCCGCTGGTCAAACGCTTTCGCTTTGAGCATCCGCAGGGCCGGAAGCTGCCGCTGTTTTCGGGTGGCGCGCATATCGTGGTCGAGATGCCCGATGGCGATGTGCTGCGTCGCAATGCCTATTCGCTGATCTCGGACCCCGAGGACGGCTCGGGCTATGAGATCGCCGTGCGGCGCGAGGATGGCGGGCGGGGTGGCTCGCGCTTCATGCATGGGCAGGTCGGGCTGGGCGACATGATGCGGATTTCCACGCCGCTGAACCTGTTCGCGCTGGACATGCGGGCGCGCAAGCATGTGTTGCTGGCGGGCGGCATCGGCATCACCCCGATCATCGCCCAGATGCAGCAGCTTTTGCGGATGCAGGGGCGGTTCGAAATCCACTATGCCGCCCGTTCCCGGGCCGAGGCCGCCGGGCTGCGCCTGCTGCCGGATCTGCCGCATATCCACGCCCATATCTCGGACGAGGACAACCGGATGGATCTGGGCGCGATCCTCGACCGCCAGCCCATCGGCACGCATGTCTATACTTGCGGCCCGCAGGGGCTGATCACCGCCGTTACCCAATGCGCCGAACGGCTGCACTGGCCGCGCAGTTCGCTGCATTCCGAGGTGTTCCTTGCCCCTCCGCCCGGCCGCACCTTCGAGGTGACGCTGGCGAAATCCGGGCAACGCGTCACCGTCGGCCCGCATCAAAGCCTGCTGGAGGCGCTGGAGGAAGCCGGGGTCGATATCGACTGGAGCTGTCGCGGCGGCGCCTGCGGCCGCTGCGAAACCGAGGTCGTCTCGTGCCACGGCCGGATCGAGCACAACGACCACTGGCTGACCGAGGACGAACATTCGTCACAGACCCGGATCATGCCCTGCGTCTCCCGCTTTCGCGGCGAAGAGCTGATCATCAACCGTTAG
- a CDS encoding dimethylamine monooxygenase subunit DmmA family protein: protein MPATKFTPSIPSRPVYGGLKSHGAVPSLMLANGPGAEALLELIAADPSILPHAHVIYIPEGCDLGPALQAHDPASFVQAASYGSILPRFRKLLAEARMNTRLYLAGTEGLIGQASTEAMAAGMLPEMIEADHRGSIARRMQCVHCKGITEDVTTDPFTCSHCGLTLFVRDHYSRRHAAFQGVCVDAEAPGEVPPQQEIKA from the coding sequence ATGCCAGCCACGAAATTCACGCCGTCGATTCCCAGCCGCCCGGTCTATGGCGGGCTGAAATCGCACGGCGCCGTGCCCTCGTTGATGCTTGCCAACGGGCCGGGGGCCGAGGCGCTGCTGGAACTGATCGCGGCGGACCCTTCGATTCTGCCCCATGCCCATGTGATCTATATCCCCGAGGGCTGCGATCTGGGACCCGCGCTTCAGGCCCATGACCCGGCCAGTTTCGTGCAGGCGGCCAGCTATGGCTCGATCCTGCCGCGGTTCCGCAAACTGCTGGCCGAGGCGCGGATGAACACCCGGCTTTATCTGGCCGGAACCGAGGGGCTGATCGGTCAGGCCAGCACCGAGGCGATGGCGGCGGGGATGCTGCCCGAGATGATCGAGGCGGATCATCGCGGCTCGATCGCGCGGCGGATGCAATGCGTCCACTGCAAGGGCATTACCGAGGATGTCACCACCGACCCGTTCACCTGTTCGCATTGCGGGCTGACGCTGTTCGTGCGCGATCATTACTCGCGCCGTCACGCCGCGTTCCAGGGCGTCTGCGTCGATGCCGAAGCCCCCGGCGAGGTCCCCCCCCAGCAGGAGATCAAGGCATGA
- a CDS encoding aminomethyltransferase family protein has translation MTASWRFSALADRHRALGSNLEDWSGMGTAWTYDKDQLEEYMAIRTKAGVMDVSGLKKVHVTGPHASHIIDRAVTRDIEKLKPGRSTYCCMLNDQGKFIDDCVVYRMGPHSFMVVHGAGQGYEQLIMGAMGRNATVLFDDDLHDISLQGPLAVDYLHKHVPGIRDVGYFSHIHTTLFGKPVTISRTGYTGERGYEIFCRRQDAPEIWDTIVAEGAEMGIIPTRFSTLDLLRAESYLLFFPDDNSETYPFPDQPGGDTLWELGLEFTVSKGKTGFRGAEEHYRLQGKERFKIYGVKLEGTEPAEIGAKILRDGKEVGVVTIGFYSPLNEHNIGIARMPVDCATPGSPLTIRNSGSEIRAVAHPMPFYDEDKKRRTAKG, from the coding sequence ATGACGGCATCATGGAGATTTTCTGCGCTGGCCGACCGGCATCGCGCCCTCGGCTCGAACCTCGAGGACTGGAGCGGGATGGGAACCGCCTGGACCTATGACAAGGACCAGCTTGAGGAATATATGGCGATCCGCACCAAGGCCGGGGTGATGGATGTGTCGGGGCTGAAAAAGGTGCATGTGACCGGCCCCCATGCCAGCCACATCATCGACCGGGCGGTGACCCGCGACATCGAAAAGCTGAAGCCGGGGCGCTCGACCTATTGCTGCATGCTGAACGATCAGGGGAAGTTCATCGACGATTGTGTCGTCTATCGGATGGGTCCGCACAGCTTTATGGTCGTGCATGGCGCCGGGCAAGGCTATGAGCAGCTGATAATGGGCGCCATGGGCCGCAATGCGACGGTGCTGTTCGACGACGATCTGCACGACATCTCTTTGCAGGGGCCGCTGGCGGTGGATTATCTGCACAAGCATGTGCCGGGCATCCGCGACGTGGGCTATTTCAGCCATATCCACACCACGCTGTTTGGCAAGCCGGTCACCATATCCCGCACCGGCTATACCGGCGAGCGCGGCTATGAGATCTTCTGTCGCCGTCAGGACGCGCCGGAAATCTGGGATACCATCGTGGCCGAGGGCGCCGAGATGGGCATCATCCCGACGCGCTTCAGCACGCTGGATCTGCTGCGGGCTGAAAGCTATCTGCTGTTCTTCCCCGACGACAATTCCGAGACCTATCCCTTCCCGGACCAACCCGGCGGCGACACGCTGTGGGAGCTGGGGCTGGAATTCACCGTCTCGAAAGGCAAGACCGGCTTTCGCGGCGCCGAGGAGCATTACCGTCTGCAAGGCAAAGAGCGGTTCAAGATCTATGGCGTCAAGCTGGAAGGCACCGAACCGGCCGAGATCGGGGCAAAGATCCTCAGGGATGGCAAAGAGGTCGGCGTCGTCACCATCGGTTTCTACAGCCCGCTGAACGAACACAATATCGGGATCGCCCGGATGCCGGTCGATTGCGCGACCCCCGGCAGCCCGCTGACGATCCGCAATTCGGGCAGCGAGATCCGCGCCGTCGCGCATCCGATGCCCTTCTATGACGAGGACAAGAAGCGCCGCACAGCCAAGGGTTGA
- a CDS encoding helix-turn-helix domain-containing protein, producing MTKTIDPEIKLTQNPHALRDGREKNLEVAIGRQVRELRKRQRMTGSELANQARLSVGMLSKIENGVISPSLATLQTLANALGVPLVQLFSGYEEPRGAMHVKAGAALEVERAGTRSGHQYHLLGHIGSNNSGVVVEPYLIVLDTESDRFQTFQHEGIELIYMLEGRLGYRHADQIYDLDPGDSLIFDADAPHGPEIMNDLPIRYLSIICYPQAK from the coding sequence ATGACCAAAACGATAGATCCCGAGATCAAGCTGACCCAGAACCCCCATGCCCTGCGGGACGGACGCGAAAAGAACCTTGAGGTCGCCATCGGTCGGCAGGTCCGCGAATTGCGCAAGCGTCAGCGGATGACCGGATCGGAACTGGCCAATCAGGCCCGGCTGTCGGTGGGGATGCTGTCCAAGATCGAGAACGGCGTGATCTCGCCATCGCTGGCGACCCTGCAAACGCTGGCCAATGCGCTTGGCGTGCCTCTGGTGCAGCTTTTCTCGGGCTATGAAGAGCCGCGCGGGGCCATGCATGTCAAGGCCGGCGCCGCCCTCGAGGTCGAGCGGGCAGGGACCCGCTCCGGCCATCAATATCACCTGCTGGGCCACATCGGATCGAACAATTCCGGCGTGGTGGTCGAGCCCTATCTGATCGTTCTGGATACCGAAAGCGACCGCTTCCAGACCTTCCAGCATGAAGGGATCGAGCTGATCTATATGCTGGAGGGCAGGCTGGGCTATCGCCACGCCGACCAGATCTATGACCTCGATCCCGGCGACAGCCTGATCTTCGACGCCGACGCGCCTCATGGTCCCGAAATCATGAATGACCTGCCGATTCGCTATCTGTCGATCATCTGCTATCCGCAGGCGAAATAG
- a CDS encoding class II glutamine amidotransferase gives MCGIVGLFLKKDDLRPRLGDLLTDMLITMTDRGPDSAGIAIYGDDADGLKMTIQSETPDKDFDGLEETLTALLRSPVRMRAVDTHAVLTLPKGSEAETRAFLAEKNIRVMGVGHSMEIFKEVGLPGDVAARFGIRQMAGSHGIGHTRMATESAVTTLGAHPFSTDGDQCLVHNGSLSNHNQMRRELARKGFVPQTQNDTEVAACYISSRLAEGATLGEALDGTLQDLDGFFTFVVGTKNGFGVVRDPIACKPAVMAETEDYVAFGSEYRAFASLPGIETARVWEPEPATVYFWER, from the coding sequence ATGTGTGGCATTGTTGGCCTGTTCCTGAAAAAGGACGACTTGCGGCCGCGTCTGGGCGATCTTCTGACCGATATGCTGATCACCATGACCGATCGCGGACCGGACAGTGCCGGGATTGCGATCTATGGCGATGACGCCGATGGTCTGAAGATGACCATCCAGTCCGAAACGCCGGACAAGGATTTCGACGGGCTGGAGGAAACGCTGACGGCGCTGCTGCGCAGCCCGGTGCGGATGCGGGCGGTCGATACCCATGCGGTGCTGACCCTGCCGAAGGGCAGCGAGGCCGAGACCCGCGCGTTTCTGGCCGAAAAGAACATCCGCGTCATGGGCGTGGGCCATTCGATGGAGATCTTCAAGGAGGTCGGCCTGCCCGGCGATGTCGCGGCGCGCTTCGGCATCCGGCAGATGGCGGGCAGCCACGGCATCGGCCATACCCGGATGGCGACGGAAAGCGCGGTGACCACGCTTGGCGCGCATCCGTTCTCGACCGATGGCGATCAGTGCCTTGTCCATAACGGATCGCTGTCGAACCACAACCAGATGCGCCGGGAACTGGCGCGCAAGGGCTTTGTGCCGCAGACTCAGAACGATACCGAGGTCGCCGCCTGCTATATCTCGTCACGGCTGGCCGAGGGCGCGACACTGGGTGAGGCGCTGGACGGCACCTTGCAGGATCTGGACGGCTTCTTCACCTTCGTCGTCGGCACAAAGAACGGCTTTGGCGTGGTGCGCGACCCGATCGCGTGCAAACCGGCAGTGATGGCCGAGACCGAGGATTACGTCGCCTTCGGGTCCGAATATCGCGCCTTCGCCAGCCTGCCGGGGATCGAGACCGCCCGCGTCTGGGAACCTGAACCCGCCACCGTCTATTTCTGGGAGCGCTGA
- a CDS encoding protein GlxC — MQTIDMAETDLRQLNSTLQAQSGNAEWVIENSRGSHALAVGLDAPISVRVNGSTGYYCAGMNKQATIHVTGSVGPGVAENMISGAVIVEGDASQYAGATGHGGLLVVKGNASSRCGISMKGIDIVVHGNVGHMSAFMAQSGNLVILGDAGDALGDSLYEARLFVRGEVKSLGADCVEKEMRPEHLDLLADLLGRAEADARPEEFRRYGSARKLYNFNVDHADEY; from the coding sequence ATGCAGACCATCGACATGGCCGAAACCGACCTGCGTCAGCTGAACAGCACGCTTCAGGCCCAAAGCGGAAATGCCGAATGGGTGATCGAGAATTCGCGCGGCTCTCATGCGCTGGCGGTCGGGCTGGATGCGCCGATCAGCGTCAGGGTCAACGGCTCGACCGGCTATTACTGCGCGGGGATGAACAAGCAGGCGACGATCCATGTCACCGGTTCGGTCGGGCCGGGCGTGGCCGAGAACATGATCTCGGGCGCGGTGATCGTCGAAGGCGATGCCAGCCAGTATGCCGGGGCGACCGGGCATGGCGGGCTGCTGGTGGTCAAGGGCAATGCCAGCTCTCGCTGCGGGATTTCGATGAAGGGCATCGACATCGTGGTGCATGGCAATGTCGGCCATATGTCGGCCTTCATGGCGCAGTCGGGCAATCTGGTCATTCTGGGCGATGCCGGGGATGCCCTGGGCGACAGTCTCTATGAAGCGCGGCTGTTCGTGCGCGGCGAGGTCAAGTCGCTGGGGGCCGATTGCGTCGAGAAAGAGATGCGCCCCGAACATCTGGATCTGCTGGCCGACCTTCTGGGTCGCGCCGAAGCCGACGCCCGCCCCGAAGAGTTCCGGCGCTATGGCTCGGCCCGCAAGCTTTACAATTTCAACGTCGATCACGCCGACGAGTACTGA
- a CDS encoding FMN-binding glutamate synthase family protein → MEKTPQTLPRQSSTYSQEIGSEIRRAAATGIYDIRGGGAKRKVPNFDDLLFLGASISRYPLEGYREKCDTSVVLGTRFAKNPIELKIPITIAGMSFGALSANAKEALGRGATMAGTSTTTGDGGMTDEERGHSEKLVYQYLPSRYGMNPDDLRRADAIEVVVGQGAKPGGGGMLLGQKITERVAKMRNLPVGIDQRSACRHPDWTGPDDLEIKLLELREITNWEKPIYVKIGGARPYYDTALAVKAGADVVVLDGMQGGTAATQDVFIEHVGQPTLACIRPAVKALQDLGMHRKVQLVVSGGIRSGADVAKALALGADAVAIGTAALIALGDNDPRWEDEYQKLGTTAGAYDDWHEGRDPAGITTQDAELMKRLDPVAAGRRLRNYLAVLTLECQTLARACGKSHVHNLEPEDLCALTIEAAAMAGVPLSGTNWIPGQSGF, encoded by the coding sequence ATGGAAAAGACACCGCAGACCCTGCCACGGCAAAGCTCGACCTATTCGCAGGAGATCGGTTCCGAGATCCGCCGGGCCGCAGCGACCGGGATCTATGACATCCGTGGCGGCGGCGCGAAGCGCAAGGTGCCGAATTTCGACGATCTGCTGTTTCTGGGCGCCTCGATCAGCCGCTATCCACTGGAGGGCTACCGCGAGAAATGCGACACCTCGGTCGTTCTGGGCACCCGCTTTGCCAAGAACCCCATCGAGCTGAAGATCCCGATCACCATCGCCGGAATGTCCTTCGGCGCGCTGTCGGCCAATGCCAAAGAGGCATTGGGGCGCGGGGCGACGATGGCCGGAACCTCGACCACGACCGGCGATGGCGGCATGACCGATGAGGAACGCGGCCATTCGGAAAAGCTGGTCTATCAGTATCTGCCATCGCGGTACGGCATGAACCCCGACGACCTGCGCCGCGCCGACGCCATCGAGGTGGTGGTCGGGCAGGGCGCCAAGCCGGGCGGCGGCGGGATGCTGCTGGGCCAGAAGATCACCGAACGGGTCGCAAAGATGCGCAACCTGCCGGTGGGGATCGACCAGCGTTCCGCCTGCCGCCATCCCGACTGGACCGGCCCCGACGATCTGGAGATCAAGCTGCTGGAACTGCGCGAGATCACCAATTGGGAAAAGCCGATTTATGTCAAGATCGGCGGCGCGCGGCCCTATTACGACACCGCTCTGGCGGTGAAGGCGGGGGCCGATGTGGTCGTGCTGGACGGCATGCAGGGCGGCACGGCGGCGACGCAGGATGTGTTCATCGAACATGTCGGCCAGCCGACGCTGGCCTGTATCCGCCCTGCCGTGAAGGCGTTGCAGGATCTGGGGATGCATCGCAAGGTGCAGCTTGTGGTGTCGGGCGGGATCCGCAGCGGCGCCGATGTCGCCAAGGCGCTGGCGCTGGGGGCTGATGCGGTGGCCATCGGCACGGCGGCGCTGATTGCGCTTGGCGACAACGACCCGCGATGGGAGGACGAATACCAAAAGCTGGGCACGACCGCCGGGGCCTATGACGACTGGCACGAGGGGCGCGATCCGGCAGGCATCACCACCCAGGATGCCGAGCTGATGAAACGACTGGACCCGGTGGCCGCAGGCCGTCGCCTTCGCAACTATCTGGCGGTTCTGACGCTGGAATGTCAGACACTTGCGCGGGCATGCGGGAAAAGCCATGTTCACAACCTCGAACCCGAGGATCTCTGCGCACTGACCATCGAAGCGGCCGCCATGGCCGGTGTCCCGCTGTCGGGAACCAACTGGATTCCCGGACAATCCGGGTTCTGA
- the glnT gene encoding type III glutamate--ammonia ligase, which yields MTSLADFARENGIKYFMISYTDLFGSQRTKLVPASAISGMQKDGAGFAGFATWMDLTPAHPDMLAIPDASSVIQLPWKKEVAWVPSNCVMQNQRLAQAPRNVLARLVAEAAEMGLSVKTGIEAEFQLLNPEGSAIADLADNATKPCYDQLAILRRYDMIAEICDYMQELGWEPYQNDHEDANGQFEMNWKYDDAMATADKHSFFKFMVRAMAEKYGLRATFMPKPFMGLTGNGCHAHVSVWNTATGENAFADDSKELSLSDRGRYFLGGIMKHASSLALITNPTVNSYKRINAPRTASGATWAPNSVTWTGDNRTHMVRVPGPGRFELRLPDGAVNPYLLQAVIIAAGLSGMRSQADPGPRSDIDMYAEGHKVNGAPKLPLNLLDAIRTYDEDAELKAAMGEEFSAAYTTLKTREWNSYCSHLTQWERDHTLDI from the coding sequence ATGACAAGTCTTGCCGACTTCGCCCGTGAAAACGGAATCAAGTATTTCATGATTTCTTACACCGATCTGTTCGGCAGCCAGCGAACCAAGCTGGTGCCGGCATCGGCGATTTCGGGCATGCAGAAGGACGGGGCCGGCTTTGCGGGCTTTGCCACCTGGATGGACCTGACACCCGCGCATCCCGACATGCTGGCCATTCCCGACGCCTCGTCGGTGATCCAACTGCCGTGGAAGAAAGAGGTGGCCTGGGTCCCCTCGAACTGCGTGATGCAGAATCAGCGACTGGCGCAGGCCCCGCGCAATGTGCTGGCCCGGCTGGTCGCCGAGGCCGCCGAGATGGGCCTGTCCGTCAAGACCGGCATCGAGGCCGAATTCCAGCTGCTGAACCCCGAGGGCAGCGCCATCGCCGATCTGGCCGATAACGCGACCAAGCCCTGTTACGATCAGCTGGCGATCCTGCGCCGCTATGACATGATCGCCGAGATCTGCGATTACATGCAGGAGCTGGGCTGGGAGCCCTATCAGAACGACCATGAGGACGCGAACGGCCAGTTCGAGATGAACTGGAAATACGACGACGCCATGGCCACCGCTGACAAGCACAGCTTCTTCAAGTTCATGGTCCGGGCGATGGCCGAGAAATACGGGCTGCGCGCCACCTTCATGCCCAAGCCGTTCATGGGGCTGACCGGCAATGGCTGCCATGCCCATGTCTCGGTCTGGAACACGGCAACCGGCGAGAACGCCTTTGCCGATGACAGCAAGGAACTGTCCCTGTCGGATCGCGGGCGGTATTTTCTTGGCGGGATCATGAAACATGCCTCGTCTCTGGCGCTGATCACCAACCCGACCGTGAACAGCTATAAGCGGATCAACGCGCCGCGGACCGCATCCGGGGCGACCTGGGCGCCCAACAGCGTCACATGGACCGGCGACAACCGCACCCATATGGTCCGCGTCCCCGGTCCCGGACGGTTCGAGCTGCGCCTGCCGGACGGGGCGGTCAATCCCTATCTGTTGCAGGCGGTCATCATCGCCGCCGGGCTGTCGGGCATGAGGTCGCAGGCCGATCCGGGACCGCGCAGCGATATCGACATGTATGCCGAGGGCCACAAGGTCAACGGTGCGCCCAAGCTGCCGCTGAACCTGCTGGACGCGATCCGCACCTATGACGAGGATGCAGAGTTGAAGGCCGCGATGGGGGAAGAGTTCTCGGCCGCCTATACCACGCTGAAGACCCGGGAATGGAACAGCTATTGCTCGCATCTGACGCAGTGGGAGCGTGACCATACCCTCGATATCTGA
- a CDS encoding GlxA family transcriptional regulator: MPADSQSPARYGFLLLPDYALMSAASAIEPFRAANLLGGRTLYDLRFLSVDGGWMQSSGAGAFNTAAISGAREDFDILFVVAGGDPLAQRDERVLAWLRRLARRGVALGGISGGAAILAAAGVMGARRFTIHWQHIDAMRETNPEALIERRLFVIDRDRFTCAGGMAALDMMYALIAAAHGVTLARAVSDWFIHTGIRASEAPQQLDPARKYDLHHPALVAMIDLMTSHLADPLRLEDLGHLCGISPRQLERLTQAQLGQSVMQLYRRLRLDKAEELLTQSSLPLTEIALATGFASRSHFTRAFRDQFADTPISRRRQSRPDRGKIPNA, from the coding sequence ATGCCAGCCGATTCCCAATCCCCGGCGCGTTACGGCTTTTTGTTGTTGCCGGATTACGCGCTGATGTCCGCCGCTTCCGCCATCGAGCCGTTCCGGGCCGCGAACCTGCTGGGTGGCCGGACGCTGTATGACCTGCGGTTTCTGTCCGTCGATGGCGGCTGGATGCAATCCTCGGGCGCGGGGGCGTTCAATACCGCCGCGATCAGCGGCGCGCGCGAGGATTTCGATATCCTGTTCGTCGTCGCGGGTGGCGATCCTCTGGCGCAGCGCGATGAGCGGGTGCTGGCGTGGTTGCGGCGGCTGGCACGTCGCGGCGTGGCGCTTGGCGGGATTTCGGGCGGGGCGGCGATCCTGGCGGCGGCGGGCGTGATGGGCGCGCGCCGTTTCACCATCCACTGGCAGCATATCGACGCGATGCGCGAAACCAATCCCGAGGCGCTGATCGAGCGGCGGCTGTTCGTGATCGACCGCGACCGTTTCACCTGCGCGGGGGGGATGGCGGCGCTGGACATGATGTATGCGCTGATCGCGGCGGCGCATGGGGTGACGCTGGCGCGGGCGGTCAGCGACTGGTTCATTCATACCGGCATCCGCGCATCCGAGGCGCCGCAGCAACTGGACCCGGCGCGCAAATACGATCTGCATCATCCGGCGCTGGTGGCGATGATCGACCTGATGACCAGCCATCTGGCCGATCCGTTGCGGCTGGAGGATCTGGGCCATCTGTGCGGCATCAGTCCCCGTCAGCTGGAGCGGCTGACGCAAGCGCAGCTGGGGCAAAGCGTGATGCAGCTGTATCGCCGGTTGCGGCTGGACAAGGCCGAGGAATTGCTGACCCAGTCCAGCCTGCCGCTGACCGAGATCGCGCTGGCCACGGGCTTTGCCTCGCGCAGCCATTTCACCCGCGCCTTTCGGGATCAGTTCGCGGATACGCCGATCTCTCGCCGCCGCCAGTCCCGCCCGGACCGGGGCAAGATCCCGAATGCCTGA